CGACTTGTAAGAAAATTATGTACTGAATGTAGTTATGATGATGAACCATCACCTACTGAAATCGTTATGTTTAAAAAACAAGGACTTGATATTAATACCGTAAGAAGAGCTAAAGGTTGTCCTTCATGTAATTATAAAGGATATGCTGGACGTGTTGGTATATTTGAAGTTCTACCTATATCTGATGAAATGCAAAAACTTATTTCACAAAATGCCCCACTAAACCTCTTAGAAACAGAAGCAAGAAGAACAGGCATGACAAGTATTCTATCAGCAGGACTTAAAAAAGTGCAAGAAGGTGTTACATCTTTAGAAGAAGTTATGAAAGTTGCTGAGGAATAGGAGGGATATTTTTGCAATTAAGAAACTTTAAATATACAGCCATCAATGCTGATGGTAAGACAATTAAAGGAAAAATGGAAGCTCTTAGTAAAAGTGTTTGTGTTAAGTATTTGCAAGCAAAAAATTATAAAGTAAAAAGTATTGTTGAATATAAAAATATAATTACTTATTTAGAACAAATTACAATTGGACGATTAATTAAGCCAAAACAACTTGTATTCTTTTTAAAACAATTAGGATCTTTATTAAATTCAGGTGTGAAATTATTACCTGCTTTAGAGTTATTAAGTCTACAGCAAGAAAATAAAAATATTAGAAAACTATACTTCGAGTTGTATCAACAAGTATATAATGGTAATTTATTATCTAATGGTATGGCAAGAAGACCAAAAGAATTTCCTAATTTATTGATTCAAATGGTTAAAGTTGGTGAATTATCAGGTGAATTACCTGAAACCATATTAAAAATGGCTACATATTATGAATCGCAAATGAAATTATCCTCTGAAATTAAAGGTGCAACAAGAATGCCTTTAATCTATTTAGGAGCTGCAATAGTTATCTCTATAGGTATGTTATTGTTCGTCTTTCCAAATATTACAGGATTATTCGCAGCATTTGAAGGTGCAGAACTTCCAGGTATTACACAGTTTTTTATAGATACTGGCGATTTTTTCCAAGCGTATGCAATCTTTATATTTGCTGTAGCTGCAATCATTGCAGGATTATTTTATTTTCTTAATAAGTATAATAAAAAATTCCACTATGTGGTTAAACTTGGACTATTAAAACTTCCTGTTTTTGGATCTTTGATTCAAATGACAAACCAAATATTAATCGCAAACTCATTATCACAAATGTTATCTAATGGTATCCATTCGATGCAAGCATTAGAAACGACAAGAGATATTCTAGAACATGATGTATATAAAGAACTCATTACTAAGACATTAAATTATTTACAAGATGGGAAGCCATTTAGTAAAGCATTTGAGGAAAGTCCTCATATTGATCCTATTATGGCTAAGATGATTGCTACAGGTGAAAAAACAGGAGATATTCCAAAACTTATGGCAAACTTAAGTGAATACTATAATGGAATAAGTGAAATTAGAATTCAACAGATAAAAAATAGTCTTCAACCGATATTATTAATTTTAGTATATGCAATTGTTGGTGTGATGATTTTAGCAATTATGCTACCTATGTTGTCCTTAGGTACGCAAATCTAGTTTATTACGTTTTTCTTAATTAGTTAAAAATCAATTGACTTTTAAAAAAAAAAAACATAAGATATAAATAAGATATAAATGATATAAAAAAAGAAAACGGAGGAAAAAATTATGTTTAAAGCTTTGAGAAATAAAAAAGGTGTTACGTTAGTAGAATTACTAGCAGTAGTTGTTATTTTAGGGATTATTGCAGCAATAGCTGTACCTACAATTGGTGGTCTTATTTCAAGACAACAAGAAAAAGCTGATATCGCAACATTACAAAATGTTGAAGAAGCAGCAAAACTTTACGATCTAACTGAAAATGCTGCAGATGGAATTTATGCAATTGCAGATTTAGATATTGATATGGCTAATAATACGCTTGGAACTTCATCAGGTGGATCACAAGTTTTATATGTTAAAGTTGTTGGATCAACAGTAACATATCATGTATTAGCTGCTGCAACAGATACGTTAACTAGTGTGTTTGTAAACACAACAGAAGTTGATGTTAGTGGTTCAGAATACGTTGTAGCATAGAACCAATACTTAATTAATTAAAAAGAGGAGGTTTTCTTTTAAAGATGCCTCCTTTTCTTATAAATACATATATAAGTAAGGAGAATTCAAAATGACAATTTTATATGCTATCTTCATCTTTATCTTTGGATCCCTTTTTACTTCATTTTTTCATGTGCTTGCAGTAAGAATACCAAAAGGTGAAACTCTTTTAGGGACATCACATTGTGATCATTGTGAGAGAAAACTAAGATTAGTAGATGTACTTCCTATCATAGGGTTTGTTATCAATAAAGGTAAATGTCATAATTGTGGAGTAAAAATAGGCGTTAAACATCTGATCTATGAAATTATAGGTGGATCTTTATTTACGCTATCTTTTCTCTTATATGGATTTACGATTGATTTTTATATTTTAATTATTTTATTATCAGTATTATTGATTGAATCAATTGTTGATATAGATTCAATGATTGTTATTGATCGTATATGGATGATAGGTATCATTCCAATATTGCTTATTAGAATTTTAGATCAAGAGATTTGGCCCTATATATTATCAAGTGCAGTTTTGTTTGTATTACTGTTTTTGATAGCTACACTTGCAAAAGCTTATTATAAAAAAGATGCATTAGGTGCTGGAGATGTAAAGTTATATATCTTTATAGGATTATTTCTTAAATTTCCCCAAGGTGTACTATCTTTATTTCTTGCATCATTGTTTGGTTTAATATATGGTATAATTTTTATGAAAGAGAAAGATAAATATTTACCATTAGTACCTTTTATTTCGCTGTCTGTCTATATATGTTATCTTTATGGAGAGCAAATGATTGATTGGTATTTAAAATTATTAGGGATGTGATACTTTGTTTACAAAAAAAGAAAACATGACTGTATTTATATCAGATTATAAATGTAGCTATTTTGTTGAAAACAACAATATAGAAACTTCATTATTTGATGCGATTGATCTTCCAGAAGGTGTTATAGTAAACGGATATATTAAAGAACCGGAAATCTTATATCAACTTTTTCTGGACAATTTAAAAGAACATAAAGTTAAGATAAGAAATGTCAATATTTTGATTCATGATCAAAATTTATTGATAAGAAATTTATCTATATCTAAAAATGATTTACAAAAAAAATCAATTTCACAATATGTTCTTGATCAAACTGATAAGAAAATTTATTTTCCTTTCGAAACAGCTGCTATTTCTCATTTCATACAAAAAGAAGACGAAGAAAGTGTTAAAGCCTTAGCTTTAATCACTGATGAAAGTTTACTTCATGACTATTATGATGTGTTTGAAAAATTAGGTGCTAAAGAAGTTTCATTTGATCTACCAGGACTTTCATTATATGAACTATATAAAGAAAATATAGAATCTGATGCAAGTCAAATAATGCTTGTAACTATATATAATAAATTATTGGCTATACAAATATTTGTAAATGATGTGCCAATCTTTCAAATGATAGAAGAATGTGATGGATCAAGCAAAGACCCTCAAGTAATTTTAGAAAATTATATTGAAAGAATAGCTAACTATTATAAATTCAATATTACAAAAGGTAAATTATCTATTGAAGATATTGTTGTTTTTAATTTATCAGACAATTTTTCAAATGAAGAATTAAAAAACGGTGTAGTTAAAGAAATTAAAGATTTTAATACATCATTATATGCGTTTAAGGGAATTGATGAACTTGACCTAGATATGCCAAGAGCTTGTTATCTTCCTTATGCATCTATAAGAACAAAAGATATTAAATCTCAATTTACTTTTGAGTTTAAATTGGATCGCATTAAAAAAGTGAATATATATGGCAACTATTTAATGGTTTTCTCATTCTTGATATTTGCTTCAGTAGCACTATTATATATTCCATTTTTCTTATTTAGCGAAGATATAGCAAATCAACAAAACTTAAATCAAGGGTTAGAAAATCAATTATATATTTTACAAAGAGACTTACCACAATCAAATAGTTATACACCCAATCAAATCATCTTTAATCAATTATATGAGTCATTATCAGAATCTGAAAAATCATATGAACCTTATATAACAGATTTAATTGCAGAGCTTAATAGCGATGTTGCATTGTTGACATTTAGTGAAGATGCTAGCGATCAAATGATGGTCATTACAATAAGTGGGACTACACGATTGGATTTAGATGAATATGTACTTTCAATATACGAAGCTTACGGAAAAACTGATTTGATGACAGGGGATCATAGATGGATTATATCTGCTCCTGAAGTTAGAGTCGTTTCTGAATTTGTATTGGAGGTGACTTTATATCATGCGTAAATATAATGTATTTGGAAAGAAACTTTCTAAAACTAAAGCCTTACCTTTTATGATTTTAATTTTTATAGGAGTCATTGTCGGATACTATTTAATCAACTACACTCAAAATATTAGACTAGATGAATTAGAAGAAAACGAAATAGTATTAAGAAATCAAATTAATCAAATTTTAGAGTCTGAAGAAACAGAGAGTTATCTAGAAATTGGCGAATTGATGCCATTTATACCTGTTTCATATAATGCTCAAGCAATCCAAAATGATGTCACAATTGCTAGAAATTTAGCAGGTCTTACATTAGCAGAAAACTTTAGAACAACATTAGTAAATGATGTAGATTCACCATTTGATGAGGATCAAGCAGAGAATTTGAAATATGTAAGAATTTCAGTTTCATTTACTGCCACTGATGATACAGACGCGATTGATTTTATGAATCAGCTTTTAGATTTGGATCACATTTATTATATTTCTTCAGTTAGTGCATCCTACTTAATTGACGGTGGACTTCAAATCGAATTTATCATTTATGGGTTTTATTATTTAATTTAATACAAAGATAAAAGTTGAACGATAATGTTCAACTTTTTTTTAGTATCTACATGCTTTATGTTATATCATTTTAATGATATAATAACTTATAGGAGTTGATTTCATGCAGATTTTATTGAGTATTGGACCGATTGTTATAGATTTTTCAACTATTATAAGCTTTTTAATTGGGATCAGTTTTGGATTTTTATTACTGCTCCTTATTTACCTTTATGCAGTCTTAAGAAGCTTAAATAAAGGTTTAAAACTTAAAAAAGCTGATGAAACAGATATTGATGAAGAAGAAATTAAATATTTAATCCAAGATGGTCAAAAACTATTTAAAGATAAAGAATTAAGAAATGAAGTTGGATATGCTAAGCATTTACAAAATATAAGTGGAGAATTAGCAGTAGATATCGCAAAGAAATTTTATCCAAAATCTAAATATCCTTATTTGGAACTTACTGTTGATGAATCTTTAACCCTAGCACATTATATTACAGATCGTATAGAAGATTTATTAAAAGGTAAAATATTAAGAATGACTAAAGGATTGACTTTAGCTAAAATATATGAACTTAATGAGACTAAGACAAAATTTGATAATAGTAAATTTGTTAAAACAGCTAGGAAATATTCTAAAGTAACAAAAACTGCAGTTGCGGTTATTAATGCAGTCAATCCAGCATATTGGGTTAGAAAATTAACTAAAGAAACTGCAATAAATATTATTATGATAAGAATCGGCTTAGCAATTATCGCAATTACAGGTGAAGAAACGTATAAGATTTATTCTAAAAAAGTATTTAATGTTGAAAAAACAATTGATACAGGTATCGATGATATTTATAAAGATATAACAGAAGACTTAGAAAATGCAGGTAAAGATATATGAGAAAACAAAAAGAAAACTTGCAATTAAATACGATAGTTCCAAAATTCACAATTTTTCAATTTGCTAAAATTGAAGGTATTAGAGGCAAAAAGGTTTATAAAACAGACCATTTTGTTTCTCCAATTTTTGGTCATCAAGTTAAAGATATTGTAACTGTTCCATTTACAGTTAAAAATACCGGTGATACGACAAGACGTTTTGATGCATTTAGAACTAAACATAAAATGTCTGATGAACAAGCTATAGAAAAATATGGCACTAAATATTATGAATTTTCAAATATCGTATCAAATAAAACTAGAAGTGAGTATTTTGGCCCATCTGATTATATCCCAACAGAAAAACCTAAAAAAGAAGAAGTTAAAAAACCACAGATGATGAATCCAATTGGATCACAACACCAAAGAAATGAACGTCAAGAACCAAGAAAAGATGATATGGCTTTTCAAGCTAAACCTGTTGAAAAAGAGAGAAGAATTTTCACTCCAAGACCAGAATTAAACCCTGAGCCTAAAGTAGCCAGTGAACCAAAATTGGAAACATATAAAAGAGAAAAAGCAACAGAAAAACCAGTTGTTACATCTGATTTTGGATTTTTAGATGATAAAACACCAGAAGAAAAACCTGTTTTTGTACAACCTAATCCATTAAAAGAAAAAGCATATCAATTTCCAAATATTTCTATGTTCTCTAAAAAAGACCGTGATTTAAATGAACAACCTCAATGGTTATTAGATCAAATAGATGTTATTAATGCGACGCTTCAACAATTTGGTATTGAAGGCGAAGTTAAATCAAGTAAAAAAGGACCTACAGTAACCAGATATGAAATAGCACTAGAGCCTGGCGTTAACGTTAAACGTGTCTTATCAATTAGTGATAACTTAATGATGAGTCTTGCCTCTAAGTCACTTAGAATAGAAGCTCCAATTCCTGGTAAGCCTTATGTAGGATTAGAAGTACCAAATAAAACTCCAGAAATTGTAGCTTTTGGTAATGTCATAGATAATCCAGCATTTTTAAATGATAAAGAACATCCTTTAAAAGTAGCTTTAGGTGTAGATATTGATGGAGAAAGCATTTATGCTGATATCCAAGCAATGCCTCACGGATTAATTGCAGGTGCTACAAATAGTGGTAAAAGTGTTTGTGTGAATACGATATTAATTAGTTTACTTATAAAAAATTCACCAGAGGATTTAAAACTTATCTTAATTGATCCTAAAATGGTAGAACTTACACCATATAATGATCTTCCACATTTAGTTACTCCAGTCATAACGGATGTTAAAATGGCTTCACAAGCTTTAAATTGGGCAGTTGATGAAATGGAAAGACGTTATCAAAAATTTGCACAAAGCAGAGCTAGAGACATCAAATCATATAATGCAAATGTAAAACGTGGATTAATTGATGATCCTAAAATGCCTTATATCGTTATTGTTATAGATGAATTAGCCGACTTAATGATGGTTGCTGCTCACGATGTAGAAAATGCTATCCAAAGAATTACTCAAAAAGCAAGAGCTGCAGGTATCCATTTATTAGTTGCAACCCAAAGACCAACGACAGATGTTGTAAAAGGAACGATCAAATCAAATATTCCAGTAAGAATTGCATTTAAAGTTGCATCTTTTGTAGATTCAACAACCATTTTAGATGGAGCAGGTGCTGAAACACTATTGGGTAAAGGCGATATGTTATTTAAGAAAAGTGATCGTCCACATAGACTTCAAGGTGCTTATATTCCTGATAATGAAATATATCAAGCAACTGATTATATTAGAGAAAGATATCCAGCAAACTATATCTTTGAACATGAAGCTTTAAAACAATTAGCAGAATTAAAAGAAATGGCTTCAGATGATTTATTTGAAGATGTTGCATATTTTGTTGTAGATTCCCAAAATGCATCGATTAATAGCATACAAAAAGAATTTGAAATTGGATTTAATAGAGCACAAAAAATTGTTGAAATGTTAGAGTATTACTCTATCGTTTCTGCATCTCAAGGAACAAAAGCACGTGAAGTTTTAGTTACATATGAACAATTAAATGAAATATTAGGTAAATCATAAAGATAGGATAAGTACTCAAAATGACGTTAAGAAAAGCATACATCAATTTAAGTCTTGCATTCATATTAATCATGTTGACTGTTATGCTTTATGCATTGAAAGTTTCTAGATTAACTATCGGATGGACAATGACAATATATATAATGACATCAATAGTAGCATTAGCTGCTATTGGTTTTAATATTGTCTTATTTAAAAGAAAAAAAGAAGAAATTAATGATAATTATTTAAAAAAACATCAATTTGAAATCTTAGATTGGCTAACATTTTTAAGTATATCAATGATGTTTATTTTGATTTTATTTATGTTTTTTATTCTCCCAACAAATGTAGATGGTTCTTCAATGAAGCCAACTCTAATTGATAGTGAGCGAGTCTTAATGTATCACTTTAATTATAATCCAAAACGTGATGATGTCATTATTGTACATGTTACGGATCGCTATATAGACACCACAGGAGAACAAGTTAATTTATCAAGTGATTATGAAGATCAAGAACAAGTTTATTTTGTCAAAAGAGTTGTAGCTATTCCTGGTGATACAGTGACATTTGAAGAAATTGGCACAAGTGACGTATATCATATATTAATCAATGGAGAAGTGTATCAAAATCAATATTTTCAAATCTATCAAGTAGATGATCCAGGTAGACTTAAAATGATTTCTTATTTAGATGGAAATAATATACTAAGAGAAAATCAGTATTTCGCATTTGGCGATAACGAATCTTTTTCTTATGATAGCAGAAGTATTGGCGCAATCCATAGTGACGATATTATTGGTAAAGCTGTTTATAAGCTTTGGCCATTCGGAGGTATATCTAATGGATAAGAAAAATACAACTAAACAAATACAATGGTATCCAGGGCATATGTTTAAATCTTTTCGAGAAATCAAAGAGAAATTAAAATTAATGGATATCGTGATGATTTTATTAGATGCACGACTACCTTTATCTTCAATGAATCCAAACGTTTTAAAAATGGTTAAACATAAACCAATTTTATTACTTTTTAATAAAATGGATTTAGCAGATACTAATCTTTTACATGATCACATGACCTACTATGAAGATTTAGGATTTTCCACATTAAAAATTGATTCACAATCACAAATAAACACCAATAAAATTTATGATAAAGCATATGAAGTTTTAAAAGAAAAAATGGATAGAAATAGAGAAAAAGGTCTACTGGATAGACCTATAAGAACCATGATATTAGGTATACCAAATGTTGGTAAATCTACCTTGATTAACGCTTTATCAGGCAAAAAAGCCACAAAAACAGGCAATAAACCTGGAGTTACTAAAGCACAACAATGGATTAAGTTAGGATCTAATTTTGAATTATTAGATACACCTGGTGTTTTATGGCCAAAATTTGAAGATGAAAAAGTTGGTTATCATTTAGCGATTACAGGTGCAATTAAAGATGATATTATTCCTATAGATGATGTGTGTCAATATGCACTTAATTTTTTAAAAATTCATTATCCCAAAAGATTATTAGAAAGATATGATATAGCCCTTGATATGGATGATTATGTATCTATGTTAGATGCGATTGGGCAAAAGCGTGGAGCACTTTTAAGAGGTGCTGAAATTGATTATGATCGAGTTTATCATATCATCTTAACAGATATTAGAAACAATCAATTAGGAGGCTTATCTTTTGACAGAATTTAATTTATATCAATTTGAAGATGAACTTTATGAAAAAGGTATAACATATATAGCGGGTATAGATGAAGCAGGCAGAGGTCCACTTGCTGGTCCGGTGGTTGCTGCTGCAGTTATATTAAAAAAAGGTGCAAAATTAAATTATGTAGATGATTCAAAAAAGTTAAGTGAAAAACAAAGACAAAAAGCTTTAATTGAAATTAAAGAACATGCACTTGCAATAGGTATAGGAATTTCTTCAGTTGATGAGATTGATCGTATTAATATTTATAGAGCAGCAAGAGAAGCCATGCATTCTGCAATTAAGCAATTAAAAATAAAACCAGAATTTTTACTTATAGATGCGATGCCAATGGAAATTGATATACCAAATAAATCCATTATTAAGGGCGACCAAAAATCAATTAGTATTGCTGCTGCATCTATCGTAGCTAAAACAACTAGAGATCAATATATGATAGAAATGGATAAAGTCTTTCCTTTATATAACTTCAAGCAACATAAAGGATATGGAACAAAAGAACATATAGAACTTATCAAAAGACATGGATATACTCCTATTCATAGAAAGACCTATGAGCCTATAAAATCCATGATAAAAGAAGAGATAAGGAAAAAACATGAAGCTCATACATTGTTTTGATTTAAAAGATTATGATTTAGACGATAAAATCTATCATAGAGTTGCATGTCGTGCCATCATTTTACAATATCCCTACCTATATATGATTCAAAGTGATTTATATCA
The sequence above is drawn from the Mariniplasma anaerobium genome and encodes:
- a CDS encoding type II secretion system F family protein, yielding MQLRNFKYTAINADGKTIKGKMEALSKSVCVKYLQAKNYKVKSIVEYKNIITYLEQITIGRLIKPKQLVFFLKQLGSLLNSGVKLLPALELLSLQQENKNIRKLYFELYQQVYNGNLLSNGMARRPKEFPNLLIQMVKVGELSGELPETILKMATYYESQMKLSSEIKGATRMPLIYLGAAIVISIGMLLFVFPNITGLFAAFEGAELPGITQFFIDTGDFFQAYAIFIFAVAAIIAGLFYFLNKYNKKFHYVVKLGLLKLPVFGSLIQMTNQILIANSLSQMLSNGIHSMQALETTRDILEHDVYKELITKTLNYLQDGKPFSKAFEESPHIDPIMAKMIATGEKTGDIPKLMANLSEYYNGISEIRIQQIKNSLQPILLILVYAIVGVMILAIMLPMLSLGTQI
- a CDS encoding prepilin-type N-terminal cleavage/methylation domain-containing protein; amino-acid sequence: MFKALRNKKGVTLVELLAVVVILGIIAAIAVPTIGGLISRQQEKADIATLQNVEEAAKLYDLTENAADGIYAIADLDIDMANNTLGTSSGGSQVLYVKVVGSTVTYHVLAAATDTLTSVFVNTTEVDVSGSEYVVA
- a CDS encoding prepilin peptidase, with product MTILYAIFIFIFGSLFTSFFHVLAVRIPKGETLLGTSHCDHCERKLRLVDVLPIIGFVINKGKCHNCGVKIGVKHLIYEIIGGSLFTLSFLLYGFTIDFYILIILLSVLLIESIVDIDSMIVIDRIWMIGIIPILLIRILDQEIWPYILSSAVLFVLLFLIATLAKAYYKKDALGAGDVKLYIFIGLFLKFPQGVLSLFLASLFGLIYGIIFMKEKDKYLPLVPFISLSVYICYLYGEQMIDWYLKLLGM
- a CDS encoding type IV pilus biogenesis protein PilM — encoded protein: MFTKKENMTVFISDYKCSYFVENNNIETSLFDAIDLPEGVIVNGYIKEPEILYQLFLDNLKEHKVKIRNVNILIHDQNLLIRNLSISKNDLQKKSISQYVLDQTDKKIYFPFETAAISHFIQKEDEESVKALALITDESLLHDYYDVFEKLGAKEVSFDLPGLSLYELYKENIESDASQIMLVTIYNKLLAIQIFVNDVPIFQMIEECDGSSKDPQVILENYIERIANYYKFNITKGKLSIEDIVVFNLSDNFSNEELKNGVVKEIKDFNTSLYAFKGIDELDLDMPRACYLPYASIRTKDIKSQFTFEFKLDRIKKVNIYGNYLMVFSFLIFASVALLYIPFFLFSEDIANQQNLNQGLENQLYILQRDLPQSNSYTPNQIIFNQLYESLSESEKSYEPYITDLIAELNSDVALLTFSEDASDQMMVITISGTTRLDLDEYVLSIYEAYGKTDLMTGDHRWIISAPEVRVVSEFVLEVTLYHA
- a CDS encoding DNA translocase FtsK; this encodes MRKQKENLQLNTIVPKFTIFQFAKIEGIRGKKVYKTDHFVSPIFGHQVKDIVTVPFTVKNTGDTTRRFDAFRTKHKMSDEQAIEKYGTKYYEFSNIVSNKTRSEYFGPSDYIPTEKPKKEEVKKPQMMNPIGSQHQRNERQEPRKDDMAFQAKPVEKERRIFTPRPELNPEPKVASEPKLETYKREKATEKPVVTSDFGFLDDKTPEEKPVFVQPNPLKEKAYQFPNISMFSKKDRDLNEQPQWLLDQIDVINATLQQFGIEGEVKSSKKGPTVTRYEIALEPGVNVKRVLSISDNLMMSLASKSLRIEAPIPGKPYVGLEVPNKTPEIVAFGNVIDNPAFLNDKEHPLKVALGVDIDGESIYADIQAMPHGLIAGATNSGKSVCVNTILISLLIKNSPEDLKLILIDPKMVELTPYNDLPHLVTPVITDVKMASQALNWAVDEMERRYQKFAQSRARDIKSYNANVKRGLIDDPKMPYIVIVIDELADLMMVAAHDVENAIQRITQKARAAGIHLLVATQRPTTDVVKGTIKSNIPVRIAFKVASFVDSTTILDGAGAETLLGKGDMLFKKSDRPHRLQGAYIPDNEIYQATDYIRERYPANYIFEHEALKQLAELKEMASDDLFEDVAYFVVDSQNASINSIQKEFEIGFNRAQKIVEMLEYYSIVSASQGTKAREVLVTYEQLNEILGKS
- the lepB gene encoding signal peptidase I; amino-acid sequence: MTLRKAYINLSLAFILIMLTVMLYALKVSRLTIGWTMTIYIMTSIVALAAIGFNIVLFKRKKEEINDNYLKKHQFEILDWLTFLSISMMFILILFMFFILPTNVDGSSMKPTLIDSERVLMYHFNYNPKRDDVIIVHVTDRYIDTTGEQVNLSSDYEDQEQVYFVKRVVAIPGDTVTFEEIGTSDVYHILINGEVYQNQYFQIYQVDDPGRLKMISYLDGNNILRENQYFAFGDNESFSYDSRSIGAIHSDDIIGKAVYKLWPFGGISNG
- the ylqF gene encoding ribosome biogenesis GTPase YlqF; translation: MDKKNTTKQIQWYPGHMFKSFREIKEKLKLMDIVMILLDARLPLSSMNPNVLKMVKHKPILLLFNKMDLADTNLLHDHMTYYEDLGFSTLKIDSQSQINTNKIYDKAYEVLKEKMDRNREKGLLDRPIRTMILGIPNVGKSTLINALSGKKATKTGNKPGVTKAQQWIKLGSNFELLDTPGVLWPKFEDEKVGYHLAITGAIKDDIIPIDDVCQYALNFLKIHYPKRLLERYDIALDMDDYVSMLDAIGQKRGALLRGAEIDYDRVYHIILTDIRNNQLGGLSFDRI
- a CDS encoding ribonuclease HII translates to MTEFNLYQFEDELYEKGITYIAGIDEAGRGPLAGPVVAAAVILKKGAKLNYVDDSKKLSEKQRQKALIEIKEHALAIGIGISSVDEIDRINIYRAAREAMHSAIKQLKIKPEFLLIDAMPMEIDIPNKSIIKGDQKSISIAAASIVAKTTRDQYMIEMDKVFPLYNFKQHKGYGTKEHIELIKRHGYTPIHRKTYEPIKSMIKEEIRKKHEAHTLF